From the Salarias fasciatus chromosome 16, fSalaFa1.1, whole genome shotgun sequence genome, one window contains:
- the LOC115403407 gene encoding lactase-phlorizin hydrolase-like, which yields MSDLRNSYQTVWDKFRDQTAAERDAFLTDSFPAGFQWATSSESFKVEGGWSEGGKGETIWDRFGHEARAFENHTADTACDSYRKVDYELYLLRGLQVNTFQFSISWARIFPSGHKDSQSEDGVLYYNSLIDALIESGIKPIVTLYHWDLPQVLQDKGGWADASIVEAFKEYADFCFSTFGDRVKTWNTFSSPWVVSHAGYGTGEHAPSVKDYVTAAYQVTHNILKSHAEAWHVYNDKYRTAQQGQVGIALNADWAEPADPHKSEDVAATERYLEFMLGWFAHPIFGAGDYPSILKTQIEEKRAACPSSVPAILPTFTPAEITRIRGTADFFGLNHYTSRVITHNNGGCVAGPEGVGNFRSAVHPSGNATASDWISSVPFGLRRLLNYISTVYLQTRKVPIYITGNGMPTENTGDVINDQSRIQYLRSYINEALKAVKQDSVDVQRFTVQSLLDGFEGPQGYSERFGLHYVNFNDPDRPRTPRQSAYFYSEVIEKNGFGPQNTVFHSSQGKYLKSDKLESLPPSTVPSSAKDVWSRFSGQSVLDIKKYYYGTFPEDFSWGVSTSAYQIEGGWNADGKGPSVWDTFANAQGSGIPEDATGNVACDSYNRFNEDLYMLRGLRVNSYRFSISWSRIFPNGRRSSLNQKGVDYYNNVINSLVAANISPIVTLYHYDLPTALQTELNGWENPEMINIFNDYADFCFATFGDRVKFWITFQQPYTIAWLGYGTGQYPPRITNPGTAPYQVAHNLIKAHATAYHTYDDKYRASQSGKVSIALNAEWFEPTDANNPREVDAADRAMQFQLGWFAHPIFKNGDYPDAMKWQVGNKSELQGLSESRLPSFTSADKVMIRGTADVFCTNHYTSRIAGHAINAINPPSMENDYDFTLTEMYDQPTTPIPNVRSVSHGLRRLLNWIKEEYGNPEIYITENGEASNIVTIYDDPDRNFFFQTYIVEALKAHNLDGVNVKGYVATSLMDSFEWTRGYQQWFGLHYVDFKNPNLPRTPKRSAHLYADMIKNNGFPIPEEEKFLYANFPEDFRWSTASSAHQIEGAWRTNGKGMSIWDEFSHTPNKVDAGDTADRACDSYNKIAEDVQVLKTLKVSSYRFSIAWPRILPDGTNKHISEEGVNYYSRLIDALIAENIEPQVTLYHWDLPLPLQKVGGWENETIVQRFTEYADVVFSRLGHKVKFWITHNEPYIVVNLGYGYGNFPPGRVNRQYIAAHNLIKSHAEVWHLYNDKYRATQKGLISITLNSDFSYPRNKYNNEDWVAAERYMQFFLGWFAHPIFVGDYPEMMKTRARERSLAGGLSESRLPEFTPEEIQRIKGTHDYFGLNHYTSVLAFPITIPPEFQDYEADKEVAVISDRAWIESGSPWLRITPFGFRKLLKFIKDNYGNPPIYVTENGVSERGEVDLNDAHRSYYYENYINQALKARLVDGADVRGYTAWSLMDNFEWLAGYSERFGLFYVNFSDTNLPRIPKASASRYATIIKCNGFPDPASGPHECLKPDVTTTPRPSTAAPGTTTPGSAVSTTPGSSTTTGSGTQRPTVRNEVDFLGLALLAEDAEVALYVLFAFVLVGAVSIIFAVYMLMKTTKQVKKVTSEMVKLDRM from the exons ATGAGTGACCTCAGAAACAGTTACCAAACTGTGTGGGACAAGTTTAGAgatcaaactgcagctgaacgAGATGCTTTCCTGACTGACTCATTCCCTGCTGGCTTCCAGTGGGCTACCTCCAGTGAGTCCTTCAAGGTTGAAGGAGGATGGTCAGAGGGAGGAAAGGGTGAGACCATTTGGGACCGCTTTGGGCATGAAGCTCGAGCTTTTGAAAATCACACTGCTGACACGGCATGTGACAGTTACCGTAAGGTGGATTATGAACTGTACCTCCTGCGAGGTCTTCAAGTCAACACCTTCCAGTTTTCTATCTCCTGGGCCCGTATTTTCCCTTCAGGCCACaaagacagccaatcagaggatgGGGTTCTCTACTATAACAGCCTCATCGACGCTCTCATTGAATCAGGCATCAAACCTATTGTCACTCTCTACCACTGGGATCTGCCCCAGGTTCTCCAGGACAAAGGTGGATGGGCTGACGCTTCCATTGTCGAGGCCTTCAAAGAGTatgcagatttttgtttttctacatttggGGACCGGGTCAAGACCTGGAACACATTCAGTAGTCCCTGGGTGGTGAGCCATGCTGGATATGGCACCGGTGAACATGCTCCTAGTGTCAAGGACTACGTGACTGCAGCCTATCAG gTCACTCACAATATCCTGAAGTCCCATGCTGAAGCCTGGCATGTCTACAATGACAAGTACAGAACGGCACAACAAGGTCAAGTGGGCATCGCATTAAACGCTGACTGGGCAGAACCAGCAGATCCCCACAAATCTGAAGATGTTGCTGCCACAGAGCGCTACCTTGAGTTTATGCTGGGCTGGTTTGCACATCCCATATTTGGAGCCGGAGACTATCCTTCAATTCTGAAAACTCAAATTgaagagaaaagagcagcatGTCCATCCTCTGTGCCTGCAATACTACCAACATTCACTCCTGCAGAAATTACTAGAATCCGTGGCACGGCTGACTTTTTTGGACTGAACCATTACACCTCCCGGGTAATCACACACAATAATGGTGGCTGCGTCGCAGGTCCTGAGGGGGTGGGCAACTTCAGATCAGCTGTGCACCCCTCAGGGAATGCCACAGCCTCTGACTGGATCTCCTCTGTGCCTTTTGGCCTGAGAAGGCTTCTAAACTACATTTCAACAGTGTACTTACAAACTAGGAAAGTACCCATCTATATAACTGGGAATGGGATGCCAACAGAGAACACTGGGGACGTCATCAATGATCAAAGCAGAATACAGTACCTGAGGAGCTACATCAACGAGGCTTTGAAAG CTGTAAAACAGGACAGTGTAGATGTGCAGAGATTTACTGTACAGTCACTTCTGGATGGCTTTGAAGGTCCACAAGGCTACAGCGAGCGTTTTGGTCTGCATTATGTCAACTTCAATGACCCTGACAGACCCAGGACCCCAAGACAGTCTGCCTACTTTTACTCAGAGGTCATTGAGAAAAATGGTTTTGGTCCACAAAACACAGTCTTTCATAGTTCACAAGGGAAATACCTGAAGTCAGATAAATTAGAATCATTGCCACCCTCCACTGTCCCATCCAGCGCCAAAGATGTTTGGAGTAGATTCTCAGGTCAATCTGTTTTGGACATTAAGAAATATTACTATGGCACCTTCCCAGAAGACTTCAGCTGGGGTGTTTCAACCTCAGCTTACCAGATTGAAGGTGGCTGGAATGCTGATGGGAAAGGGCCCAGTGTCTGGGATACCTTTGCTAATGCACAAGGTAGTGGTATCCCTGAGGACGCCACTGGAAATGTAGCCTGTGACAGTTACAACAGATTCAATGAAGATCTTTACATGCTGCGAGGTCTGAGGGTCAACTCATACAGATTTTCTATTTCCTGGTCCAGGATATTTCCTAATGGAAGGCGTTCCTCCCTGAACCAGAAAGGGGTTGACTACTACAACAATGTCATTAACAGCCTTGTAGCAGCAAATATCTCCCCGATAGTAACGCTTTATCATTATGACCTCCCTACTGCTTTGCAAACTGAGCTGAATGGCTGGGAAAATCCTGAAATGattaatatttttaatgactATGCTGACTTCTGTTTTGCCACTTTTGGTGACAGAGTGAAATTTTGGATAACTTTCCAGCAGCCTTACACAATTGCTTGGTTAGGATATGGAACTGGACAGTATCCTCCAAGGATTACAAATCCAGGAACAGCACCATACCAAGTTGCACACAACCTGATTAAAGCTCACGCTACAGCTTACCATACATATGATGATAAGTACCGTGCTTCCCAAAGTGGGAAAGTCTCCATTGCCCTGAATGCTGAGTGGTTTGAGCCTACTGACGCTAATAATCCCCGTGAAGTCGATGCTGCTGACCGTGCAATGCAATTCCAATTAGGATGGTTTGCCCACCCCATTTTTAAGAATGGTGACTATCCTGATGCAATGAAGTGGCAAGTTGGAAACAAAAGTGAACTCCAAGGTCTGTCAGAGTCAAGATTACCTTCCTTCACTTCAGCAGACAAGGTCATGATCAGGGGaactgctgatgtgttttgtaCAAATCATTATACCTCAAGAATAGCAGGCCATGCAATAAACGCAATTAACCCCCCATCCATGGAGAATGACTATGACTTCACACTGACCGAAATGTATGATCAACCAACCACGCCTATCCCAAATGTGAGATCTGTGTCTCATGGCTTGAGAAGACTCCTCAACTGGATCAAAGAGGAATATGGAAATCCAGAGATTTACATTACTGAGAATGGAGAGGCTTCTAATATTGTGACCATATATGATGACCCGGACAGAAATTTTTTCTTCCAAACTTACATTGTTGAGGCTCTAAAGG CTCATAATCTGGATGGAGTGAATGTGAAAGGCTACGTGGCAACATCTCTCATGGATTCCTTTGAGTGGACCAGAGGATACCAACAATGGTTTGGTCTGCACTATGTAGATTTCAAAAATCCCAACCTGCCAAGGACGCCAAAGCGCTCAGCACATTTATACGCTGATATGATAAAGAATAATGGCTTCCCAAttccagaggaagagaaattTCTTTATGCTAATTTTCCTGAAGACTTCCGCTGGAGCACTGCCAGCTCTGCTCATCAG atTGAAGGAGCCTGGAGAACCAATGGAAAAGGAATGAGCATCTGGGATGAGTTTTCTCACACTCCTAACAAGGTGGACGCTGGTGATACTGCCGATCGTGCCTGTGACAGCTACAACAAGATTGCCGAGGATGTGCAAGTGCTCAAGACGTTGAAAGTTTCAAGCTATCGATTTTCCATCGCCTGGCCCAGAATCCTCCCTGATGGCACgaacaaacacatcagtgaagAGGGAGTGAACTACTACAGCAGATTGATCGATGCCTTGATTGCAGAAAACATCGAACCACAG gTTACCTTGTACCACTGGGACCTTCCGTTGCCTCTCCAGAAAGTGGGAGGCTGGGAGAATGAAACCATCGTCCAGCGTTTCACAGAATATGCTGATGTTGTGTTCAGCAGACTCGGACAcaaagtgaagttttggatcACTCACAATGAACCGTACATTGTGGTCAACCTTGGCTATGGATATGGCAATTTTCCTCCAG gTAGGGTAAACAGGCAATACATTGCAGCTCACAACCTGATCAAGTCCCACGCTGAGGTTTGGCATCTTTATAATGACAAGTATCGTGCAACACAAAAGGGACTCATCTCCATCACCCTCAATTCGGACTTCTCATATCCAAGAAATAAGTACAACAATGAGGACTGGGTTGCAGCTGAACGATACATGCAG TTCTTCCTTGGCTGGTTTGCTCATCCCATCTTTGTTGGCGATTATCCTGAGATGATGAAAACACGCGCTCGTGAAAGAAGCCTTGCTGGAGGACTTTCAGAATCtcg tCTTCCAGAGTTCACCCCTGAGGAAATCCAGAGGATCAAGGGGACTCATGATTACTTTGGCCTGAACCATTACACATCAGTTCTTGCATTCCCAATCACCATTCCACCTGAGTTCCAGGATTATGAAGCCGATAA GGAAGTTGCAGTCATTTCTGACCGTGCGTGGATTGAAAGTGGCTCCCCCTGGCTGAGGATCACACCATTTGGATTCAGGAAACTCCTCAAATTCATCAAGGACAACTATGGAAACCCACCAATCTATGTGACCGAGAACGGGGTTTCGGAACGGGGAGAGGTGGACTTAAACGACGCTCACAGATCATACTATTACGAAAACTACATTAACCAAGCCTTGAAAG ccCGTCTTGTGGATGGAGCTGATGTGAGAGGATACACCGCCTGGTCATTAATGGACAACTTCGAGTGGCTTGCTGGCTACAGTGAGCGTTTTGGACTTTTCTATGTGAATTTCTCCGACACCAACCTTCCACGAATCCCCAAAGCATCGGCATCTCGTTATGCCACCATCATCAAGTGCAACGGTTTCCCAGATCCAGCCAGTGGACCCCATGAGTGTTTGAAACCTGATG TCACAACTACTCCCAGACCTTCTACTGCTGCTCCTGGAACTACTACTCCTGGTTCGGCTGTTTCAACTACTCCTGGTTCCTCTACTACTACTGGTTCTGGTACTCAACGTCCTACTGTCAGGAACGAAGTGGACTTTTTGGGTTTGGCGCTTTTGGCTGAAGATGCTGAAGTGGCCCTTTATGTCCTATTTGCTTTTGTCCTTGTTGGTGCAGTCAGCattatttttgctgtttataTGCTCATGAAAACTACAAAGCAAGTGAAGAAAGTCACCTCTGAGATGGTGAAGCTGGACAGAATGTGA